Part of the Sulfobacillus acidophilus DSM 10332 genome, GTCTATTTCTTACCGGCCTTGCCCTATAGCTGCAGTAACGAACACGTCGGGTTCCCCGGAACGATTTCCCTTTCCGCCGAAACCACCATGCACGTTCTCAAAGATATCGCCTCCTCCCTACACCAATTTGGCGTCAAACGCATCCTCTTCCTAAATGGTCATGGCGGTAATTTAGGATTTCTGCCGTGGGTTGCCCGCGATATTCATTTAAGTACCGGGCAATGGGTGTTTTTGGTTCATACGGGAGCCCTGGCCTCACGCGACGATCCCTGGGATATCCACGCCGGAGCCGGCGAAACGTCCTTGATGTTAGCCGAGTTGTCGGATTGGGTGATGACCGATCGAATTGCCGCCCTATCGCCCCCGTCGGCGCGATCCGCCGTACTCTCATATGAAGGCCGATTTCCGGTTGCTTGGTCAACCCGTGATATCAGTCCACTGGGGGTCATCGGGAATCCCGCGGCGGCTTCGAAAGACGAGGGGCAGGAGCAATTTCAGGCGATGGTCGACCATTTTGTGCAGGTTTTACACGATGTCGTGCAATTTCATGGATGGCACGAAGGAGGAGAATCATGACCACGGAACCGTGGATTCCGCTTTTAGCCGACCAACTACCGCCTAGCACGTTAGCTTGGGACTTGCCGTCCCGCCTGAAAGCATCCACCGACTATGCCTGGTTTTCTCCCGTCTTATGGGAACGCTTACGCGACCGGGTCGCAGACGCGGTGGTCACGCCCACCACGGAAGAGGAGTTGGATATCGCCGTGGGCTTTGCCGTCGAGCATCGCGTTCCGCTGACCGTACGCGGCGGTGGTACCGGCAATTACGGACAGGCGGTTCCCTTGGCCGGCGGCTTAGTGCTGGATATGTCGCGCCTCGACCGGGTACTGGAAATCATTCCCGGATCGATCCGCTGTCAAGCCGGTGCCCGGCTGGGTGCGTTGGAAAAAATCAGTCGGGAACACGGTCAAGAACTTCGGATGTTTCCCAGTACGTATAAAAAAGCGACCATAGGCGGCTTTGTCCAGGGCGGTTCGGGCGGAATCGGATCGATTACCTGGGGCACGTTATGGGATGACCTCGTCTCGTCGGTACGCGGCAAAACCGCGACCCAACCGGTTAAAACCTTTGAGGCCCAGGATGCTGCGGTGATGCCGTATTTACATAGTTACGGCCTCTTAGGCATCGTGACCGAACTGACCGTGCGACTGGCCCCGAAAACGGATTGGGACCAGTGGGTAATCAGTTTTGATCGGTTTGAAACGGCTCTGCGCTTTGCACAAGCCATAGCCGAGACTACGACGCTGGCCAAACGTTTGATTTCCCTTCACGAGAGCCCGATTGCGGGTTATTTCACCCCGCTTTATCTC contains:
- a CDS encoding FAD linked oxidase domain protein (PFAM: FAD binding domain~COGs: COG0277 FAD/FMN-containing dehydrogenase~InterPro IPR006094~KEGG: pjd:Pjdr2_6136 FAD linked oxidase domain protein~PFAM: FAD linked oxidase, N-terminal~SPTR: FAD linked oxidase domain protein), coding for MTTEPWIPLLADQLPPSTLAWDLPSRLKASTDYAWFSPVLWERLRDRVADAVVTPTTEEELDIAVGFAVEHRVPLTVRGGGTGNYGQAVPLAGGLVLDMSRLDRVLEIIPGSIRCQAGARLGALEKISREHGQELRMFPSTYKKATIGGFVQGGSGGIGSITWGTLWDDLVSSVRGKTATQPVKTFEAQDAAVMPYLHSYGLLGIVTELTVRLAPKTDWDQWVISFDRFETALRFAQAIAETTTLAKRLISLHESPIAGYFTPLYLDSARSVVLLEIAADHRLPFEAEVKRAGGHIAIHWESERYHHGVGISDFSWNHTTLWARKFSPQMTYLQARFDWHRVQEQIALLKRQYPEVLIHLEMMKSDGQLVASGLPLLPFIDEGRLNRIIQFCRDQGIGIANPHTWLLDEGGRTPPWDLFWPIKQKHDPFHLLNPGKVGPLSTSVTAG
- a CDS encoding Creatininase (PFAM: Creatinine amidohydrolase~COGs: COG1402 Uncharacterized protein putative amidase~InterPro IPR003785~KEGG: syf:Synpcc7942_1592 creatinine amidohydrolase~PFAM: Creatininase~SPTR: Creatininase) yields the protein MTNLADAIPDGLMNRFLPRYTAADIPSIVSQDPVVIIPIGSTEQHGPHLPLYTDTLLTYRVLEEGLLAIPGDLPVYFLPALPYSCSNEHVGFPGTISLSAETTMHVLKDIASSLHQFGVKRILFLNGHGGNLGFLPWVARDIHLSTGQWVFLVHTGALASRDDPWDIHAGAGETSLMLAELSDWVMTDRIAALSPPSARSAVLSYEGRFPVAWSTRDISPLGVIGNPAAASKDEGQEQFQAMVDHFVQVLHDVVQFHGWHEGGES